GACGGTGGAGAAAGTAAAATCACATTGAACGCCAGAGGCAACCAGGTAGAAATGTGGTTAAACCGTAACGAGATCCGTGCCAATGGAAGCATGGGGCGAATGGACGTAGCCCCCGTTTCTATTGGTGGAAGAACCTTTGTCCCTCTACGATTTTCAACGGATAATTTAGATGCTCGGGCCGAATGGATTAACTCTACTAGAGAAGTGGTGATTAT
This region of Tindallia magadiensis genomic DNA includes:
- a CDS encoding copper amine oxidase N-terminal domain-containing protein is translated as DGGESKITLNARGNQVEMWLNRNEIRANGSMGRMDVAPVSIGGRTFVPLRFSTDNLDARAEWINSTREVVIIF